A segment of the Deltaproteobacteria bacterium genome:
GATGGGTAAAGATCCAGAGCAACGAATTCCTTCCCCCCGGCCGCCTTCCATATCCTCTTCCCCTTTGTGCTTAAGCCGACGCTCTGTGCCATGGATATGAATTTCTCCGGGTGCACCAATGACATGTAATCCTTCAATACCCCAAGTGAGACGTAGGGTGACGGGGTGACGGATTCGGCGGACTTCAATAGTACACGGAAAGCCAAATGGTATCGCATGAGGCATCGGTCCATTCAACACGATGCTTTACATGAGAACCGATGTTCACATAATCACCTGCCTTCAGGACAAGGATATCAGCTTCACCTTCGAGCCTCAAGCCGGCACTTCCCTTCACAACCAAAACGAACTCATTCCGGTCCTGATCGTACCAAAACCCTTCAGGCGAAGCGTGTCCTCTCGATACTATTCGTTCAATCTTTACGCTGTCTCTTGCGCATATGGTGTCGAAGATTTCTTCAGGCAGTTCCGGTGGTATGTCTTTAAATAGCGATCCCATCTCTATAACCATTTTGGACTGACCGTAGGGCTTCTTGGGAATTCCCTTGCCCTTCCGGGCATATCATTGTATTCTTGTCCGCTTTTGTGTATATTTAGTACCTTATTTCCAATAACCCTGTAACAAAAAACAAGAAAATCTGTTTGTATCTCAGTACGCCTTATTTGTAGACTCACACGGAGCCACAAAGAACACAGAGAAAGAGGCATGTTTCCGTTTCTTTACAAAAAAATCCTTTGTGTGCTTTGCGTCTTTGTGTGAGTCCCGCCTATATTTGGGCGGGATTGGTTGCGGGTATCTGCTTTAGAACAATAACATGCAATAAAGGTGATCCGCATGAATACCATCACCAAAAAAACAATAAGTGCAGGGCCATGTGAGCTGAACTCCCTTCACGCCCCGGGCACCGGAAAATCGATCATCCTTCTGCACGGAGCCAATTTTTCAGCCGAGACCTGGCATGAAATCGGCACACTTGATCAACTGGCCCGAGCCGGTTTTGAGGTCCTGGCCTTGGACATGCCGGGATTTGGCCTTTCTTCCGAATGCCGGATCCCCACAGTAGAGGTCCTGGCCGGGGGCATTCAGGCTTTGGGCATGGTCCGACCGGTGCTCATCGGCCCCTCCATGGGAGGTCGACACTGCCAGGAGTTCATCTTTACCCGGCCGGACATGGTCGGCGGTCTCGTCCTGGTGGGGTCTGTGGATATCGAGAAAAACAACGATCGTTTCAAGATGATCGAGGTCCCCTGTCTCCTGGTTTGGGGAAGCGATGACAAGGTTTCCCCGGTGAAGAATGCAAAATTTCTGCATCAGGAGATTCCCAATTCCAGACTGGTGATAGTGGAAGGCGGCTCCCATCCCTGCTATTTGGACAGGCCTGAGGTGTGGCACAAAGAACTACTCGGCTTTTTAAATACCCATTGGCCTGTTGATGCCTAAATGTTCCTGCGCCGGATGGGACGAAATGGCCGTCCTTTCTTGCCCTTTATGATCCTGTAAATACAGCAGCCAACGGTGTTCAGGTCCTGCATGGAGATGGGCATCTCGGATATAAGTGTCCGCCGATTCAACGAAACCGGCTGAGCTGTTCACTGAAAAAGCGTCATTTACTCTCAGCCTTGTATTTCTTACCTATGTTCCATGCCCCGGCCACGGGTTCGCCCAGGCGCCAATAGGAAATGTCGGCATGAGAGAGGATCAAGGGCTTCATCTTTTTGAAATCCAATTTACCGTCCGTCAGAAATCTATCTTCTGTGTAGGTCCCTACAATTTCACCGATGAATATCTCATTTGAATCACCCTCCACCATTTCCACCAGCTTGCATTCCAGGTTGAGGGGACAGCCTTTGATCATCGGGGCTGTTTTCAGCTCCCCATAGAATACCTCAAAGACCCCGGACTTATCGGTCTTTTTCCCTGAGACCATGCCGCAATAGTCCGTGGCCTCCACCATATCCTCGGAAGGGAGACAAAGGCTGAAGGCCTTGTTCTCTTTGATTCCGGGATTGGTGTAATGCCCCTTACCGAGGGCAATGGCGACTCTCGGCGGCTTATGGCTGACCGTGGTAAACCATGCCACCGTCAGGAAATTGGGCTTGCCGTCCACCCGGGCGCCCACAAGGGAAACGGGCATGGGGTAGGCGGGAATCATTGCTCCCAAGTTGATCTGATCCATCGAATACCTCCATTGTAAAAAGTCTTTTCGCCAACAAAGTACGCGCTATGGACATGTTCCGGAGCATGGGTTTAACATTGATCTCATCCCGTACCAGATACTTTTCTTGACCCGTCATACATCAATCCAGTCCATTTCCTCGTCCCAGACAATGTCAGGTTCACGTCGGAACTCATCCTTCAGCCGCTCAAACACATTGAACACGATCGGGCAGATCGCGCAGTTTTGGACTACCTGGATCAGGCGAGATACAAACTCGGACTTGTGCAGATGGGGAAAAGACCGGCAATCGTCCGGTCGAAACTCATATGCTGTACACCGATTGCCCGAGAGGAACGGGCAAGGCCTTTTGCTGAAGGTGAACGTGTGGTCTTCTTCCTCCCGCACAAGGAACCGGTCAATCATTTCTGTTTCCGATATGTCCAAGCCGGAGGCCAGTCTCGCAACATCGGATGCGCCAAGAAGGGGAAGGATCTCGCGGCAGCAGTTGCCGCACGCACAACAATCAATCCGGCTCGACACGGCCTCATAGTGTCTATGGACAATGGCGTCGAGCTCCTCGATTTCCAGGTCGACCCCCTTAAGGAAGGAGCGGAATCCCCAGTTGTCTTCCTCATGTTCCGCTGCAAGCCGCGCCACAACCTTTGGATTTGTTTGGAGTTTCATAACGTTCTCCGCATAACGATACAGTTGAGCGGCGCAACCCCAGGTACTTCGCGCCCCGGGGCCCGCATAGGGTCTTGATCATTCTGCCTTAACGTCTCAGAAATGGATCTTTAAAGTCAAACAAAAACGGCTGTCTCTTCCAGGGATTTCTTTGGTAACACCGGAACTTCCGCGCCGCCTGCCGGATAACCGGTCACCAGGATCATGTAAGGCTTCTCATTCGAAGGCCTGGACAGCACCCCGTTTAAAAAGGCCATTTTAGAGGGTGTATAGGTCAATGTTGCCAGCCCGGCATGGTGGAGGGCCGTGATGAGCATGCCGGTTGCGATGCCCACCGACTCATGCACATAGTAGTGTTTCTGCTTTTTGCCGTCCTTACCATAGCCATGACGTTGGGCGAAGACGACAATGAGATAGGGCGCTGACAGCAAAAACGGTTTATGATAGGTGGTCCCCAGATGGCCGAGCGCATCCACCCACTGCCGTGTGGCTTCGCCTGTATAGAATTCACGCTCGATGATCTCCGCGGCGTCATGGATCTGTTTTTTCACTTCCGGGTCCGACACCACCACAAAGGTCCAGGGCTGGAGGTTGGCGCCGCTGGGCGCAGTGGCCGCCGTTCGGATACAGTCTTTGATAACCCCCACGGGGACGGGGCGATCTGCGAATTGGCGTACGCTTCTGCGTCGTGTCATCTCCATGAAAAAATCAGCCGCCCGCTGCATCATCTCCGCAACCGAATATTCCTGGTATGCCCTATAAGGTTCAAGTCTTTTTTGAGTCATATCCCTGCTCCAGTCTGTTTCCTGTTCGTTTACAACGGTTCCCGCCATGGGGTTCGAATTGTTGGAGTCCATGCCTCTCTGTTTTCTCTCCAGCCCGTCAGAAGATCCATCAGGAAACTCCTCATCTCCGGCAACCCTCCCGACCCCCTCATACGAACAGGTCGGGCGCGCCTGAGGAACTCATCAAAAGCGTTGTGGGAAGCGGGAGGTTTTCCAGGCGATTCGCCCGTCCTTCCCGGAGCAGGTCTGTGGCAGCGGTGAAATGAGCCACAGTACGGATCGATTGAACTGATGATTCAAGGGGCCGATACCATGACTGTATCAGCAAAGCACGTTTATGCCATCAGCCGGTTAGATATCCTTCAGAAGCCGGTTGGCCGGAGCTTTTTCGATCGCCTCCCTGAACGCCTCTAAGGCCTCTGAGAGTGACGCCGACGCCTTTGTTTCCGCCACTGGAATGGAACGTACGCCCCTCTGATCCAAGGCCTCGAGCACATGGGCCAGCGTCAAACCATGGATGGTGAAGGCCGGCTGGTAAGCCGGATCATTCTCGTCAATGGCCTTGATTTCAGACGCAATGCCGCTGTCAACCAGCTCAAAGAGGATCTGCCGCAACAGGCGAATGGGAATCTCGAGGGTGTGGGATATCTCCTGGGCGGTCAACGGCTTCTCACCGTCGGCAAACCGCCGTATCAACAGATGGGCAACCATGAGAGACAGAAGCCTTCTGAAGGATACGCTGATTTTTTGTGAATCCGGTTCAAACTCGTAGGTGTCCACGTTTTGATGGGCAAAAGCGATCTCCGCGCCGATAAGGACGACCACCCAACTGATCTGGAGCCATGCCAGAAAGAGAGGGAGGGCGGCAAAGCTCCCGTAGATGGCGTTGTATTTGGAAACCCCCACCTGAAAATAGATATATCCCCACTGAACCGTCTGATAAACCGTCCCGGCAATGATGCCTGCGATAAAACCCGACCTGAATCTCACCTGGGTATTCGGCACGAAGATGTAAATAAACGCGAAAACCGCCCAGATCACACAGAAGGGCAACAACTTCAGCAGCGGGGATATCAGAGGGCTGAAATACCCCAGCAGGGCAAATTTCGCGGTGATCATTTCCACTTGGGTACTGACAAAAATGGTGATGCTGCCCGACATGGTCAACAGGATGGGACAAACGACAAGGATGGTCAGGTAATCGCTGAACTTCCTTCCGGGGCTCCGGGCGTCTTCTATGCCCCAGATGGCATTGAAGGAATTTTCAACATCTCTCAGAACCCGTATTACGGTCCAGAAAAGGATGATCAGGCCGACGCCCGCTATGACCCCGCCTTTTGTTGCTTCCAACAGGGATTGGGCGAAATCAATGATTCGGGTCGCCACTTCCTCCTGGCCGTGAAATCTTTCCAAGAGGTCTTCCTGCAGAAACTTTTCAAACCCGAACCCCTTGGCAATGCCGAAGATCATAGCCAGCACAGGGACTATGCTGAACAGGGAATAGAGAGTCAGTGCCGAGGCCCTCAGATGGATCCGGTCCTCATTGAACCCCCGAGTGGCCAGGAGCACGATTCTGAGCAATCGGATGCCGAACGATCTCTTCCTGGAAAGATCCTTCAGCCGAATTCTCCAGACATCGGTCCTGATAAATTCGAGTAGTCGCGAGACCATACCCCCTCTTCATTATGCAGCAAGCCCACGTTCTCGGGATCAGGCATTGACATGCGATAATAGGTAGTCCCCGAACGGAAACCCGGAAAATCAAAAAACAGTGAAATATGAGAAAAGGTTGTGTTAATGAAAATTTTGTTCCATCAATTTTCAATTTTCAATTCTTGAATATTCAATAGTGCCTGAACAGGGTTTTCGTTCAGCTACTGAGTATAGGGGAGGAACGGCCCTGGTGTCAACAATCCATGTGTGGGCCATGCCCGCAAGAAAGGGCCCTGATTCATGAACACCCCTTCAGAGGTATAAGGTCTATGCCCTCGATCCAACTCCGCGGAATCAGAGGCGACCAGAGCCCTTGCACCTGTGACCACTTACGATTTTTGTTGTCTTATGGTTACATTTGTTATATGAAATTAAAAGGTATTTGGTTCGTATTCTCATATAAATAACAATTTTCTGGACGATATGATATCTTGCGAATCGCAGCATTTTCGGACCGGAAACCAGCCGAGGAAGGGAGGTGACGTAACCTTACAAAGACAATGACGTGTAATTTGCCGGTTTAGTCGTGTGAGAAATTTTGCTCTACCCCTTTAATATCGGAGGATGCCACGATGAAGAAAAAGATGTTTCTGGTTTTTTTAATTGCAGTGATAGGAATCGTCTTCATGAGCGTCGGCGCTTACAAGGCACAGGCAGAAACCACAAAGCTCACCTACAGCATCTTCTTCCCCCCGACCCACGCCCAAGCAATTGCGGCAATGGACTTTGCAAAAGAAATCGAAAAACGGACGGACGGAAAGGTTCAGATTACGGCATTCCCCGGAGGAACCCTAACCAAGGCCCCCATGGTATATGACGGCGTTGTGAAGGGGATCTCGGATATGGGCAATTCCTGTTTTGCCTACACCCGGGGCCGGTTCCCGGTGATGGAGGTGGTGGACCTCCCCATGGGGTATGCTTCCGGCAAAGTGGCCACCCGGGTGGCCAATGACTTTGCAAAATCCGTCAATCCCAAGGAATTGCAGGATGTCAAGGTGCTCTATGTCCACGCCCATGGTCCAGGACTTCTTCACACCAAAAAGCCTGTGCGAACCCTGGAAGATCTCAAAGGCATGAAGATCCGTGCAACCGGCCTAAGCGCCAAAGTGGTCGAGGCACTGGGCGGCGTACCTGTCGCCATGCCTCAGGGCGATACCTATGAATCCCTCCAGAAAGGCGTGGTGGAAGGGACCTTCGGCCCCATTGAAGTGCTCAAGGGATGGAAACAGGGAGAGGTCATCAAGTACACGACGGATTGCTCCAGCGTGGGATACACCACGGCCATGTTCGTGGTCATGAATCTCAACAAATGGAATGCATTGCCGGATGACGTCAAGAAGATCATCGAAGAAACCGCTGAGGAATGGGTGGATGTGCATGGAAAGGCATGGGATGCGGCGGACGAAGAAGGCCGCAAGTTCACCCTGAGTCTTGGCAACGAGATCATCACCCTTTCCGATGAGGAAAACGCCAAATGGCGCAAGGCCGTGGAACCGATCATCCAAGACTATGCGACCAAGGCGCCCAACGGCAAAGCCAATGTGGCCAAAGTCAATGAACTGATTGAAAAATGCGAAAAGTAGCCTGAACATTTTTATCTAGATGCGGGGGGCCGGGCATTTGGAATGTCCGGCCCCCTTCAGAAAATACGATGCCATGAACAGGTTCGAAAAATTGGCCAACTGGCTCGCAAGTAAGGCCTACTGGGTGGCAGGGGGGGCGATTGTTTTCATGATGCTCCTGACCTGCGCGGACATCATCCTACGCCTTTTCCGGATGCCTATCCCAGGGACCTATGAACTGGTTTGCTTCATGGGGGCTGTGGCGGTGGCGTTCGCCATGGCCCATACGTCAAACGAAAACGGCCACGTGGCGGTGAGCCTCGTCATACGCCTTTTGCCCAACAGGATTCAGGGGGCCGTAGAAGTCATCACCAATTTTTTCGTTCTGATCCTTTTTATCCTCATAGCGTGGCGATCCGTGCTGTATGCGGAGAGCCTCAGGGTTACCGGCGAGGTGTCGTTGACCCTGAAACTCCCTTTTTATCCTTTCATCTACAGTATCGCCTTCTCAGCTATGATTGTATGTCTCGTGAAAATCATGGATATCTACAAGAGCTTTTTGAAGGTGCTTAACAAATGAGCCTGACAGCGATCGGCCTGATCGGTATTGCCATCCTGATCATACTTCTATTTTCCAATATGCCCGTGGGATTCGTCATGGGCTTCTTGGGATTTCTGGGATTCAGCTATGTAGTGAATGTTGAAGCGGGGATGGCCCTTTTGGCCAGGGATGTGTGGGACGTCTTTTCCTCCTACGGGCTGACGGTCATCCCGCTTTTTGTCTTCATGGGCCAGATTGCCTTTCATTCCGGGATCAGTCGCAGGCTCTACGATTCGGCCTATGTATTTCTGGGGCACCGGCCGGGCGGCCTGGCCATGGCGACGGTCGGGGCGTGTGCCGGATTTTCGGCCATCTCCGGATCCACAAACGCCACCGCGGCGACCATGGCCACCGTGACGCTCCCCGAGATGAAGCGGTATAAATACGACATGGGCCTGGCCACAGGCACGGTGGCTGCCGCCGGAAGTCTGGGCATCCTCATACCGCCGAGCGTCGTCTTTATCGTCTACGGCATCCTGACGGAACAATCCATCGGCAAACTTTTTGCCGCAGGTATTCTTCCCGGCATCCTCCTGGCCTCCCTGTTCTTGATAGTCATTTACCTTCGCGTCCGAAGGAACCCCGCCTTAGCGCCGCCCGGTCCCAAAACCACATGGGAGCAAAGGATCAAATCGTTCGGCGGAGTAGCCGAAACCCTCCTTATTTTCGCCCTGGTCATGGGTGGCCTTTTCTTTGGGATTTTTACCCCGACAGAGGCCGCTGCCGCCGGGGCCTTCCTTACCATGACGCTCTCCGTACTCCGGGGCCAACTCAGTTGGAACGGCTTTATCCAGTCCCTTGCCGACACCACCCGAATCAGTTGCATGGTCATGATTATTGTGACCGGTGCAGTCGTCTTCGGGCATTTCATGGCCATCACCCGGGTCCCCTTTGATCTGGCCGCGTGGGTGGCGGCCCTGCCTCTCCCCCGTTTTGCCGTCATGCTGGTGATCATTCTACTTTATCTGTGCGGCGGGTGTTTCATGGACGCCCTGGCCATGGTCATGCTGACGGTCCCCATCTTCTTTCCCGTGGCCCAGGCCTTGGGCTTTGATCCCATCTGGTTCGGAGTCGTGATCGTTCTCATCACGGAAATGGGGGTGATCACACCGCCTGTGGGCGTCAACGTGTATGTGGTGTACGGCGTGGCAAAAGACGTTCCCCTGGAGGCCATTTTCAGAGGGGTTCTCCCCATGCTGCTGGCGTTGGTCATCTGCAATCTGCTGATCCTGATATTTCCCCAGATCGCACTTTTCCTGCCGGGTTTGATGAAATAATCTCAGAATGATCG
Coding sequences within it:
- a CDS encoding cupin domain-containing protein, with the translated sequence MGSLFKDIPPELPEEIFDTICARDSVKIERIVSRGHASPEGFWYDQDRNEFVLVVKGSAGLRLEGEADILVLKAGDYVNIGSHVKHRVEWTDASCDTIWLSVYY
- a CDS encoding alpha/beta hydrolase codes for the protein MNTITKKTISAGPCELNSLHAPGTGKSIILLHGANFSAETWHEIGTLDQLARAGFEVLALDMPGFGLSSECRIPTVEVLAGGIQALGMVRPVLIGPSMGGRHCQEFIFTRPDMVGGLVLVGSVDIEKNNDRFKMIEVPCLLVWGSDDKVSPVKNAKFLHQEIPNSRLVIVEGGSHPCYLDRPEVWHKELLGFLNTHWPVDA
- a CDS encoding flavin reductase family protein, producing the protein MPVSLVGARVDGKPNFLTVAWFTTVSHKPPRVAIALGKGHYTNPGIKENKAFSLCLPSEDMVEATDYCGMVSGKKTDKSGVFEVFYGELKTAPMIKGCPLNLECKLVEMVEGDSNEIFIGEIVGTYTEDRFLTDGKLDFKKMKPLILSHADISYWRLGEPVAGAWNIGKKYKAESK
- a CDS encoding YkgJ family cysteine cluster protein → MKLQTNPKVVARLAAEHEEDNWGFRSFLKGVDLEIEELDAIVHRHYEAVSSRIDCCACGNCCREILPLLGASDVARLASGLDISETEMIDRFLVREEEDHTFTFSKRPCPFLSGNRCTAYEFRPDDCRSFPHLHKSEFVSRLIQVVQNCAICPIVFNVFERLKDEFRREPDIVWDEEMDWIDV
- a CDS encoding nitroreductase family protein; this translates as MTQKRLEPYRAYQEYSVAEMMQRAADFFMEMTRRRSVRQFADRPVPVGVIKDCIRTAATAPSGANLQPWTFVVVSDPEVKKQIHDAAEIIEREFYTGEATRQWVDALGHLGTTYHKPFLLSAPYLIVVFAQRHGYGKDGKKQKHYYVHESVGIATGMLITALHHAGLATLTYTPSKMAFLNGVLSRPSNEKPYMILVTGYPAGGAEVPVLPKKSLEETAVFV
- a CDS encoding YihY/virulence factor BrkB family protein, whose amino-acid sequence is MVSRLLEFIRTDVWRIRLKDLSRKRSFGIRLLRIVLLATRGFNEDRIHLRASALTLYSLFSIVPVLAMIFGIAKGFGFEKFLQEDLLERFHGQEEVATRIIDFAQSLLEATKGGVIAGVGLIILFWTVIRVLRDVENSFNAIWGIEDARSPGRKFSDYLTILVVCPILLTMSGSITIFVSTQVEMITAKFALLGYFSPLISPLLKLLPFCVIWAVFAFIYIFVPNTQVRFRSGFIAGIIAGTVYQTVQWGYIYFQVGVSKYNAIYGSFAALPLFLAWLQISWVVVLIGAEIAFAHQNVDTYEFEPDSQKISVSFRRLLSLMVAHLLIRRFADGEKPLTAQEISHTLEIPIRLLRQILFELVDSGIASEIKAIDENDPAYQPAFTIHGLTLAHVLEALDQRGVRSIPVAETKASASLSEALEAFREAIEKAPANRLLKDI
- a CDS encoding TRAP transporter substrate-binding protein; translation: MKKKMFLVFLIAVIGIVFMSVGAYKAQAETTKLTYSIFFPPTHAQAIAAMDFAKEIEKRTDGKVQITAFPGGTLTKAPMVYDGVVKGISDMGNSCFAYTRGRFPVMEVVDLPMGYASGKVATRVANDFAKSVNPKELQDVKVLYVHAHGPGLLHTKKPVRTLEDLKGMKIRATGLSAKVVEALGGVPVAMPQGDTYESLQKGVVEGTFGPIEVLKGWKQGEVIKYTTDCSSVGYTTAMFVVMNLNKWNALPDDVKKIIEETAEEWVDVHGKAWDAADEEGRKFTLSLGNEIITLSDEENAKWRKAVEPIIQDYATKAPNGKANVAKVNELIEKCEK
- a CDS encoding TRAP transporter small permease — protein: MECPAPFRKYDAMNRFEKLANWLASKAYWVAGGAIVFMMLLTCADIILRLFRMPIPGTYELVCFMGAVAVAFAMAHTSNENGHVAVSLVIRLLPNRIQGAVEVITNFFVLILFILIAWRSVLYAESLRVTGEVSLTLKLPFYPFIYSIAFSAMIVCLVKIMDIYKSFLKVLNK
- a CDS encoding TRAP transporter large permease, which encodes MSLTAIGLIGIAILIILLFSNMPVGFVMGFLGFLGFSYVVNVEAGMALLARDVWDVFSSYGLTVIPLFVFMGQIAFHSGISRRLYDSAYVFLGHRPGGLAMATVGACAGFSAISGSTNATAATMATVTLPEMKRYKYDMGLATGTVAAAGSLGILIPPSVVFIVYGILTEQSIGKLFAAGILPGILLASLFLIVIYLRVRRNPALAPPGPKTTWEQRIKSFGGVAETLLIFALVMGGLFFGIFTPTEAAAAGAFLTMTLSVLRGQLSWNGFIQSLADTTRISCMVMIIVTGAVVFGHFMAITRVPFDLAAWVAALPLPRFAVMLVIILLYLCGGCFMDALAMVMLTVPIFFPVAQALGFDPIWFGVVIVLITEMGVITPPVGVNVYVVYGVAKDVPLEAIFRGVLPMLLALVICNLLILIFPQIALFLPGLMK